A DNA window from Streptococcus mutans contains the following coding sequences:
- a CDS encoding DegV family protein, translated as MTFKILTDSTADLPESWTQENDVQVLGLTVQLDGITYETVGPDRLTSKVLLEKIAAGSKPTTSQVNVGQFESYFRQSAENGQEVLYIAFSSVLSGTYQSAVMARDIVLEEYPQASIEIVDTLAAAGGEGYLAMLAAQAREEGKSLKKTKELILDVGPRLRTFFLVDNLYHLMRGGRLSKTSAIVGSLVNIKPLLWLDASGKLVPLAKLRGRKKGMKEMLKRATADVAHDTAVVAYANDSEAAENLKEQLLANEKIKNVVTLPLGPVISTHVGPNTLAVFTIGKEAR; from the coding sequence ATGACTTTTAAAATTTTGACCGATTCAACTGCTGATTTGCCAGAAAGCTGGACACAAGAAAATGATGTCCAAGTGCTTGGTTTAACTGTCCAATTAGATGGTATCACTTATGAAACAGTAGGTCCCGATCGGCTAACAAGCAAGGTGTTGTTAGAAAAAATCGCTGCTGGCAGTAAACCAACGACGAGTCAAGTGAATGTTGGACAGTTTGAATCTTATTTTCGTCAATCCGCTGAAAATGGACAAGAAGTGCTTTACATCGCTTTTTCATCTGTTTTATCAGGAACTTATCAGTCTGCTGTTATGGCTAGAGATATTGTTTTAGAAGAGTATCCACAAGCAAGCATTGAAATTGTTGATACTTTAGCAGCAGCTGGTGGAGAGGGCTACTTAGCAATGCTGGCAGCTCAAGCCCGCGAAGAAGGAAAATCTCTTAAGAAAACCAAAGAATTGATTCTTGATGTAGGACCACGCTTGCGAACTTTCTTCTTAGTGGACAATCTTTACCACTTGATGCGAGGGGGCAGACTCTCAAAGACCTCAGCAATCGTAGGAAGTTTGGTTAATATCAAGCCTCTACTGTGGTTGGATGCCAGTGGGAAATTAGTTCCCCTTGCCAAATTACGCGGTCGTAAAAAAGGAATGAAAGAAATGCTTAAACGGGCAACAGCTGATGTGGCTCATGATACGGCTGTTGTGGCCTATGCCAATGATAGTGAAGCTGCTGAAAATTTAAAAGAGCAATTATTGGCAAATGAAAAAATAAAAAATGTAGTCACACTACCTTTAGGCCCTGTCATTTCAACACATGTAGGACCAAATACTTTAGCAGTCTTTACCATCGGTAAAGAAGCCAGATAA
- a CDS encoding ATP-binding protein: MVLKLVYPILKTQDNIALTTEKTVMSFYRIPNTPITITDKIKKQKHKLTTAQLIKKLVKNKSFEVSLIPKDYLLEEKMKDFSHALSSDSQALGKELLQYSTDKLTQEMEIPYQFDWLIGVTLLKDDQNTTVQDMAVERFSEVSEMIANSVGFQYEIPEDWAQDYLVSEATVYQTLSALRAQRLTNEELFYYQRMQYLRYIPHLKQEVTANRALFNVTDTVLRPMTGGFMKLDSSYGSSFLTILPIAKTPTIFNGFHLGEFTQRFNFPVELRIKAEFIEKNSLKGRMARSNIRYRNIMNEAESTDTVQQDEIILGAMSLKDLMKKVGGKEEVIEYGAYLIVSASSLSQLRRRRQVVLSYFEDMHVEVSEASHDTPYLFQSLLYGQPLENKTRTWTHYVTPRGFAELMPFTNTSSGNHIGWHIGRVDNWTGRWESIEKAQEASKNMVLFNATVGNKEGIAGKLTKNPHILITGATGEGKSFLAELIFLLTSLQNVKCLYVDPKRSIRKHFEAIVNNPNFEKQFPLLAEHIKQINFVTLDSKVKSNHGALDPIVMLDKDDAVSVSKNMLNYLIFSNKRIKVTMKQMTAISRAINKVVAQRQAGETVGLKHVLKELTNSQDSTIFEVGDYLTSIVENSILELAFSDGNVEGLSYDKRVTVLEVADLSLPDNKDNKQDVTPEDKEINSTALMFALGAFCTRFGELNRYEDTIEFFDEAWVLMKSAEGRAVIQSMRRVGRFFNNVLCLITQSVHDAEGDDDTTGFGTLFAFREDNELPDILEHVGLTANEENLEWIKNMISGQCLYKDVYGNLNMISIYNIFDSIDPLLKPMKATVSSNLENKYAS; encoded by the coding sequence ATGGTTCTAAAACTAGTCTATCCTATCCTTAAAACACAGGATAATATAGCTTTAACAACAGAGAAAACAGTGATGAGTTTTTATCGTATTCCCAATACTCCCATCACTATTACAGATAAAATAAAGAAACAAAAACACAAACTAACAACCGCTCAACTGATAAAAAAGCTGGTTAAAAACAAGTCCTTTGAAGTCTCTTTGATTCCAAAGGACTATTTACTAGAAGAAAAGATGAAAGACTTTTCTCATGCCTTGTCTTCCGATAGCCAAGCACTGGGTAAGGAACTGTTGCAGTATTCGACCGACAAATTGACACAAGAAATGGAAATTCCCTATCAGTTTGACTGGTTGATTGGTGTCACCCTTTTAAAAGATGACCAAAATACCACCGTTCAGGATATGGCGGTTGAGCGCTTCTCTGAAGTCTCTGAAATGATTGCCAATAGTGTGGGCTTTCAATATGAGATTCCTGAAGATTGGGCGCAAGATTATCTAGTTAGTGAAGCGACCGTCTATCAAACCCTTTCTGCTCTTCGGGCACAACGCTTGACCAATGAAGAGCTCTTTTACTATCAACGCATGCAGTACTTGCGCTATATTCCTCATCTAAAGCAAGAAGTCACAGCTAATCGGGCACTCTTTAATGTGACAGATACGGTCTTAAGACCAATGACTGGGGGCTTTATGAAGTTAGACAGTTCCTATGGTTCTTCTTTTCTTACCATTCTTCCTATAGCCAAAACTCCAACTATCTTTAATGGCTTTCATCTGGGAGAATTTACCCAACGCTTTAACTTTCCTGTAGAACTACGGATAAAAGCAGAATTTATTGAAAAGAACTCTCTCAAAGGTCGTATGGCACGTTCTAATATTCGTTACCGCAACATTATGAATGAAGCAGAAAGTACCGATACCGTCCAACAAGATGAAATTATTCTGGGGGCAATGTCTTTAAAAGACCTCATGAAAAAGGTAGGCGGAAAAGAAGAAGTCATTGAATATGGCGCTTACCTCATTGTTTCTGCTTCTAGCTTGTCCCAACTACGACGTCGCCGTCAGGTGGTCTTAAGTTACTTTGAGGATATGCACGTAGAAGTCAGTGAAGCCAGCCACGATACACCCTATCTCTTCCAGTCTCTCCTCTATGGTCAACCGCTTGAAAATAAGACCAGAACGTGGACACACTATGTCACTCCAAGAGGCTTTGCGGAGTTAATGCCCTTTACCAATACCTCTTCGGGAAACCATATTGGCTGGCATATAGGGCGAGTAGATAATTGGACAGGACGTTGGGAAAGTATTGAAAAGGCACAAGAAGCGTCTAAAAATATGGTACTTTTTAATGCGACTGTAGGAAATAAAGAAGGAATTGCAGGAAAACTCACGAAAAATCCACACATTTTGATTACTGGAGCAACGGGTGAAGGAAAATCCTTTCTAGCAGAACTTATCTTTCTTCTAACTTCTCTTCAAAATGTGAAATGCTTGTATGTTGACCCTAAACGCTCTATTCGTAAACATTTTGAAGCCATTGTCAACAACCCAAATTTTGAAAAGCAGTTTCCACTTCTGGCTGAACATATCAAACAGATAAACTTTGTCACCTTAGATAGTAAGGTGAAATCCAATCATGGGGCTCTTGACCCAATTGTCATGCTGGATAAAGATGACGCTGTTTCGGTTTCAAAGAATATGCTCAATTACCTCATTTTCTCTAATAAGCGAATTAAGGTTACCATGAAACAAATGACGGCTATTTCTAGAGCGATTAACAAAGTGGTGGCTCAAAGACAAGCGGGAGAAACCGTTGGGTTAAAACACGTTCTCAAAGAGCTCACTAATAGTCAGGATAGCACTATCTTTGAAGTAGGAGACTATTTGACTTCAATTGTTGAAAATTCGATTTTAGAATTAGCATTTTCTGATGGGAATGTGGAAGGATTGTCTTACGATAAACGAGTAACTGTTTTAGAAGTAGCTGACTTATCTCTACCGGATAATAAAGATAATAAACAAGATGTTACACCAGAAGATAAGGAAATCAATTCTACGGCTCTGATGTTTGCCTTGGGAGCTTTCTGTACACGGTTTGGTGAGTTAAACCGTTATGAGGATACGATTGAATTTTTTGATGAAGCGTGGGTTCTAATGAAGTCAGCAGAAGGACGAGCTGTTATCCAATCCATGCGCCGTGTTGGACGCTTCTTTAATAATGTCCTTTGTCTGATTACCCAATCCGTCCATGACGCCGAAGGAGATGACGATACCACAGGATTTGGGACACTCTTTGCCTTTAGAGAAGACAATGAACTTCCCGATATTTTAGAACATGTTGGCCTAACGGCTAATGAAGAAAATCTGGAATGGATAAAGAATATGATTTCAGGTCAATGCCTCTATAAAGATGTTTATGGCAATCTCAATATGATTTCCATTTATAACATTTTTGATAGTATTGACCCACTTCTAAAACCAATGAAAGCTACGGTTTCTTCCAATCTTGAAAATAAATACGCATCTTAA
- the xerC gene encoding tyrosine recombinase XerC, producing the protein MTITKTANGSYRLKIYVPTEARSSLGVSGNYYDKRFKTKKEAKEAELQILIDINTIQKGGALPHQAINGDILFKDFYHNGWWEAYKAGQTTSTNKPPTLPTIDNTETVFRLHILPMFGNYSVKFLNQNKTVVLNLMTAKANEYANFKVIRSYVNSIFDWAEELEYIEMNRLSKTISRIKATKKIKLQEAKRDEDLYLALSELQEWFEAFQEDLENKRLSLKDYVLFFTTFILNDRKSESYALQWKHILFETSEISLIQALDKYKNPKSTKGEKKTIFAIPQELTILLHQWQIQQKAELAKFGIIQTPEQYVFTYIDTKGNVNSPLHSDYLNNKMKSVERRHKNLRHSTPHMLRHTGATLAKQAGMSLKSISEALTHSDLSTTKIYVNTSNVVPLSAGEAAYRELKNK; encoded by the coding sequence ATGACAATTACAAAAACAGCAAATGGTTCTTATCGTTTAAAAATCTATGTCCCGACAGAAGCTAGGTCTTCTCTAGGAGTTTCAGGAAATTATTACGATAAGCGGTTTAAAACAAAGAAGGAGGCTAAAGAAGCCGAATTACAAATTTTAATAGATATTAACACTATCCAAAAAGGAGGCGCTCTACCACATCAAGCAATCAATGGAGATATTCTCTTTAAAGATTTTTATCATAATGGCTGGTGGGAAGCTTATAAAGCAGGTCAAACAACTTCAACAAATAAGCCACCTACTCTCCCAACAATTGACAACACGGAAACCGTCTTTAGGTTACACATATTGCCAATGTTTGGAAATTATTCCGTTAAATTTTTGAATCAGAACAAAACGGTTGTTTTAAATTTGATGACTGCTAAGGCTAATGAATATGCAAATTTTAAGGTCATTCGTAGTTATGTTAATTCAATTTTTGATTGGGCAGAGGAATTAGAATATATTGAAATGAATCGTTTATCTAAAACAATCAGTCGTATTAAGGCTACTAAAAAAATAAAATTGCAAGAAGCTAAACGAGATGAGGATTTATACCTTGCTTTAAGCGAGTTACAGGAATGGTTTGAAGCATTTCAAGAAGACCTAGAAAACAAAAGATTGTCGCTTAAAGATTATGTTTTATTTTTTACAACCTTTATCTTGAATGACCGTAAATCCGAAAGCTATGCTCTACAGTGGAAACATATTCTTTTTGAAACATCTGAAATTAGTTTGATTCAAGCATTGGATAAATATAAGAATCCCAAGTCTACTAAGGGAGAAAAGAAAACAATTTTTGCCATTCCCCAAGAATTGACTATTCTCTTACATCAATGGCAAATTCAACAAAAAGCAGAATTAGCAAAATTTGGTATCATTCAAACTCCAGAACAATATGTATTTACTTATATTGATACTAAAGGCAATGTGAATAGCCCTCTGCATTCAGATTACCTTAATAACAAGATGAAATCTGTAGAACGTCGTCACAAAAACCTTAGACATTCCACTCCTCATATGTTAAGACACACTGGTGCTACCTTAGCTAAACAAGCTGGCATGTCCTTAAAATCCATTTCAGAAGCTTTAACACATAGTGATTTGAGCACAACAAAGATTTATGTCAACACTTCAAACGTTGTTCCACTTAGTGCTGGCGAAGCTGCTTACAGAGAACTCAAAAATAAATAA
- the rlmB gene encoding 23S rRNA (guanosine(2251)-2'-O)-methyltransferase RlmB, whose amino-acid sequence MRYKDFTENTDIVYGVHAVIESLQANTGHKLYIQNDLRGKNVDKIKDLAAEKKVPISWTPKKTLSDMTKGAVHQGFILHVSAFAYTEFEMLLKKAEREDNPLLLILDELNDPHNFGSILRTADATNVTGIIIPKHRAVGVTPVVAKTSTGAVEHIPIARVTNLGQALDKLKAAGFWIFGTDMNGTPSTQWNTSGKLALIIGNEGRGISHNIKKQVDEMVTIPMNGHVQSLNASVAAAILMYEVFRNRK is encoded by the coding sequence ATGAGATATAAAGACTTTACAGAAAATACCGATATTGTCTATGGCGTTCATGCTGTCATAGAAAGCCTTCAGGCTAATACGGGCCATAAACTCTATATCCAAAATGACTTACGTGGTAAAAATGTTGATAAAATAAAGGATCTAGCCGCAGAGAAGAAAGTTCCTATCTCTTGGACGCCCAAGAAAACTTTGTCTGATATGACAAAAGGAGCCGTTCATCAGGGCTTTATCTTACATGTGTCAGCCTTTGCTTATACAGAATTTGAAATGCTTTTAAAAAAAGCAGAGCGAGAAGATAATCCTTTGCTTCTTATCTTAGACGAGCTTAATGATCCTCATAATTTTGGTTCAATTTTGCGTACAGCTGATGCAACCAATGTGACTGGAATTATTATTCCCAAACACCGTGCGGTCGGTGTGACACCTGTTGTTGCTAAAACATCAACGGGTGCAGTGGAACATATCCCCATTGCTCGTGTGACCAATCTTGGCCAAGCCCTTGATAAGTTGAAAGCAGCTGGTTTTTGGATTTTTGGGACAGATATGAATGGGACACCTTCAACTCAGTGGAACACTTCTGGGAAGTTAGCTTTGATTATTGGCAATGAAGGACGAGGTATTTCTCACAATATCAAAAAGCAGGTTGATGAAATGGTGACGATTCCTATGAATGGACACGTTCAAAGTCTCAATGCTAGTGTAGCAGCTGCTATTCTCATGTATGAAGTTTTTAGAAATCGAAAGTAA
- a CDS encoding helix-turn-helix transcriptional regulator, which yields MKNLRLKAARAGKDLSQQALADLVGVSRQTIAAVEKGDYNPTINLCIKICKVLDKSLDELFWEE from the coding sequence ATGAAAAATTTACGTTTAAAAGCTGCGCGTGCCGGTAAAGATCTGTCTCAGCAGGCTTTAGCTGATTTAGTTGGGGTATCTCGTCAAACGATTGCAGCTGTGGAAAAAGGAGATTACAATCCGACAATTAACCTTTGCATCAAGATTTGTAAAGTTTTGGACAAGAGTTTAGATGAGCTGTTTTGGGAAGAATAA
- the rplM gene encoding 50S ribosomal protein L13, whose translation MNKTTYMAKPGEVERKWYIVDATDVPLGRLSAVVASVLRGKNKPTFTPHTDTGDFVIVINAEKVKLTGKKAANKIYYTHSMYPGGLKQISAGELRSKNAVRLIEKSVKGMLPHNTLGRAQGMKLKVFVGSEHTHAAQQPEVLDITGLI comes from the coding sequence ATGAACAAAACAACATACATGGCTAAGCCAGGTGAAGTTGAACGTAAATGGTACATTGTTGATGCGACTGATGTCCCTCTTGGACGCCTATCAGCAGTTGTTGCCAGCGTACTTCGCGGTAAAAACAAACCAACATTCACACCTCATACAGACACAGGTGACTTTGTTATTGTTATTAATGCTGAAAAGGTTAAATTAACTGGTAAAAAAGCAGCTAATAAAATCTACTACACTCACTCAATGTATCCAGGTGGATTAAAGCAAATCTCTGCTGGTGAATTGCGTTCTAAAAATGCTGTGCGTTTGATTGAAAAATCTGTTAAAGGGATGCTTCCGCATAACACTCTTGGACGTGCACAAGGTATGAAATTGAAAGTCTTTGTTGGTTCTGAGCATACACATGCTGCACAACAACCAGAAGTACTTGATATTACAGGACTTATCTAA
- a CDS encoding phage tail tip lysozyme, whose protein sequence is MKKKLVIVSVLSVLFLPLFLVVIIMGAFAGSASSNGQTKGLQTKLTAKEVAQKANISEERASDVIKILNYELSQEQFTIAGASGSLAVAERESGFDPKAVNTGGGVAGYFQWSGWSSAVNGNRWSKAKQKKLDSDIELDLLSTELNGSYSKVKIEMQKATGPEEAALYWSEHYEGVALSDGQTKASDLKKNARKWYDLFKDTLTGDTTNAKTRDGGGVTSNGVPAGYSLTKAINTSNYTSAAYPWGQCTWFVYNRAKEVGVNFDPYMGNGGDWKQKAGYQTTHTPTEHSALSFSPGQAGADPTYGHIAFVEQVKSDGSILISEANVKGLGVVSYRTFDKATASQFTYVIGK, encoded by the coding sequence ATGAAGAAAAAACTAGTAATTGTTAGTGTTCTAAGTGTTCTGTTTTTACCTTTGTTCTTGGTTGTTATTATCATGGGAGCTTTTGCGGGTAGTGCGTCTTCTAACGGTCAAACAAAAGGTTTACAAACCAAGCTGACAGCTAAAGAGGTAGCTCAAAAAGCTAATATTTCAGAAGAACGGGCTAGTGATGTCATCAAAATTCTCAATTATGAACTTTCGCAAGAACAATTCACTATCGCAGGAGCTTCTGGAAGCTTAGCGGTTGCAGAGCGTGAAAGTGGTTTTGACCCTAAAGCCGTCAATACAGGTGGTGGTGTGGCTGGCTATTTCCAATGGTCGGGCTGGTCTTCTGCTGTCAATGGCAATCGCTGGTCAAAGGCAAAACAAAAGAAATTAGATTCTGATATTGAACTAGACCTCTTATCTACAGAGCTAAACGGCTCTTATAGCAAAGTTAAAATAGAAATGCAAAAAGCGACTGGCCCTGAAGAGGCAGCTCTTTATTGGTCAGAACATTATGAAGGGGTCGCTTTATCAGACGGTCAAACAAAAGCTAGTGACCTGAAGAAGAATGCGAGAAAATGGTATGACCTCTTCAAAGACACTTTAACAGGTGATACGACTAATGCCAAAACACGAGACGGTGGAGGCGTAACTTCTAATGGAGTGCCTGCTGGATATAGCCTTACAAAGGCAATCAACACCTCTAATTATACTTCTGCGGCCTATCCTTGGGGACAATGCACATGGTTTGTCTATAACCGAGCCAAAGAGGTAGGCGTTAACTTTGACCCTTATATGGGCAATGGTGGGGATTGGAAGCAGAAAGCCGGCTACCAAACCACACATACACCAACTGAACATAGCGCTCTTAGCTTCTCTCCTGGACAAGCTGGCGCAGACCCAACTTACGGACATATTGCATTTGTGGAGCAGGTCAAATCAGACGGGTCTATTCTCATTTCAGAAGCCAATGTCAAAGGACTTGGAGTTGTTTCTTATCGCACATTTGATAAGGCAACGGCGAGCCAATTTACTTATGTGATTGGGAAGTAA
- a CDS encoding helix-turn-helix domain-containing protein, protein MQVILPEEQTKEIQLFVANLIKNEIETVKEDSGQISPFLNKKQTCEYLGISNNTLDIWIRKGMPHIRIGKTIRFDKDSIRRWMIQLENHF, encoded by the coding sequence ATGCAAGTTATTTTACCAGAAGAGCAAACAAAAGAAATTCAACTTTTTGTTGCAAATCTTATTAAAAATGAGATTGAAACCGTTAAAGAAGATTCAGGGCAAATTAGTCCTTTTTTAAATAAAAAGCAGACCTGTGAGTATCTGGGAATTTCAAATAATACACTAGATATCTGGATAAGAAAGGGAATGCCACATATTCGGATTGGAAAAACAATTCGATTTGATAAAGATAGTATCCGTAGATGGATGATACAACTGGAAAATCACTTTTGA
- a CDS encoding conjugal transfer protein — MEEERLYDYARGINAPYWIQEVKTQKGKRIWYFATPMQLSFFVVFALVLILMLTVFNSILLPLNKLTHSISLYLYWYIPYKLAKFYTEYEPQGKKMHVFLWDYICYLIDFRLNRKAIYHEDRMKMMDEEEIVFEKTDL; from the coding sequence ATGGAAGAAGAACGACTGTATGATTATGCTAGAGGAATAAACGCTCCCTACTGGATTCAAGAAGTCAAAACACAAAAAGGGAAACGCATTTGGTATTTTGCAACGCCTATGCAACTTTCCTTTTTTGTGGTCTTTGCTCTCGTCTTGATTTTAATGTTGACAGTATTTAACTCAATTCTTCTTCCGTTGAACAAATTAACACATTCCATTTCGCTCTATCTTTACTGGTATATCCCTTATAAACTCGCCAAATTTTATACAGAATATGAACCACAAGGAAAGAAAATGCACGTTTTCTTATGGGATTATATCTGCTATCTTATAGATTTTCGCCTCAATCGAAAAGCGATTTATCATGAAGATAGAATGAAAATGATGGATGAAGAAGAAATCGTTTTTGAAAAAACAGATTTATAA
- the rpsI gene encoding 30S ribosomal protein S9 translates to MAQAQYAGTGRRKNAVARVRLVPGTGKITVNKKDVEEYIPHADLRLVINQPFAVTSTEGSYDVFVNVVGGGYAGQSGAIRHGIARALLEVDPDFRDALKRAGLLTRDARMVERKKPGLKKARKASQFSKR, encoded by the coding sequence ATGGCACAAGCACAATATGCAGGAACTGGTCGCCGTAAAAACGCTGTCGCACGCGTTCGCTTGGTACCGGGTACTGGTAAAATTACAGTAAACAAAAAAGATGTTGAAGAATATATTCCACATGCTGACCTTCGCCTTGTTATCAACCAACCTTTTGCAGTAACATCTACTGAAGGTTCATATGATGTTTTCGTTAACGTTGTTGGTGGTGGTTATGCAGGTCAATCAGGAGCAATCCGCCACGGAATTGCACGTGCATTGCTTGAAGTTGATCCAGACTTTCGCGACGCACTCAAACGCGCTGGTCTCCTTACACGTGATGCTCGTATGGTTGAACGTAAAAAACCAGGTCTTAAGAAGGCTCGTAAAGCTTCACAATTCTCAAAACGTTAA
- a CDS encoding conjugal transfer protein has translation MDKLKLILRQTKAYLGRFSKRPKKKGKPKLTIANKKTVNLAVLSGLAFILLVGLLGSIRAMTMSGQVKNLEKAVSSNKSASSTSSATTTIDNRLQYYLNDFVNCYFTVPNDSDGQTRQAKQLNSFYGSEPDIQAQGQVKNPSQLSWSRLLTITDNIATYEVHYKQTVKNGNKTEEKEIITGFNIPYAKTKTGYYVTGLPWFSSLSTSQADKKSINTEVKLNQSDRLSEKTKKKLDKFLNVFFTNYTTDQDDLDLVAHNVTVVKNTTFKTLDFSYYKATDKVVIAYVQVTFEVAGSTHAENFTLTLSEKGKSYYVEKVSHTIPANYADTKE, from the coding sequence ATGGATAAATTGAAACTTATTTTACGTCAAACAAAAGCTTATTTAGGACGTTTTTCTAAGCGCCCTAAAAAGAAAGGAAAGCCTAAACTAACCATTGCAAACAAAAAAACAGTCAATCTTGCCGTTCTATCAGGATTGGCTTTTATTTTACTTGTGGGGCTATTAGGAAGCATTCGGGCTATGACTATGTCCGGTCAAGTTAAAAACCTTGAAAAAGCCGTTTCTTCTAACAAATCCGCTTCTTCTACTTCTTCTGCTACAACAACAATTGATAATCGCTTGCAGTATTATCTGAATGACTTTGTTAATTGCTATTTTACCGTTCCTAATGATTCAGACGGTCAAACAAGGCAAGCAAAACAACTGAATAGCTTCTACGGTTCAGAACCTGATATTCAAGCACAAGGTCAAGTCAAAAATCCTAGTCAATTGAGCTGGTCACGCTTACTAACGATTACAGACAATATAGCCACTTATGAAGTACATTACAAACAAACCGTAAAAAATGGTAATAAAACAGAAGAAAAAGAAATCATAACAGGTTTTAATATTCCTTATGCTAAAACAAAAACGGGCTACTATGTTACCGGCTTACCTTGGTTTTCTAGCCTATCTACCAGTCAAGCAGATAAGAAAAGCATAAATACAGAAGTCAAACTCAATCAATCAGATAGGCTTTCAGAGAAAACAAAGAAGAAACTGGATAAATTTCTCAATGTTTTCTTTACGAACTATACGACTGACCAAGACGACTTGGACTTAGTGGCTCATAATGTAACGGTTGTAAAAAATACCACTTTTAAGACCTTGGATTTTAGTTACTACAAAGCAACCGATAAAGTAGTTATTGCCTATGTTCAGGTGACGTTTGAAGTCGCAGGCTCTACACATGCTGAAAACTTTACCTTGACCTTATCAGAAAAAGGCAAGTCTTATTATGTAGAGAAAGTCAGTCATACAATTCCTGCTAATTACGCAGATACAAAAGAATAA
- a CDS encoding type II toxin-antitoxin system PemK/MazF family toxin, with protein sequence MDNYNPYDILIATITFSDGTGAKRRPALVIANNEEVIRTYRITSQYSHKSSYIRSKYFEIKEWEEAGLVKPSWIDTVQLYDLDVELVQVRLIGKLTENDRQRFEKFLREN encoded by the coding sequence ATGGACAACTATAACCCATATGATATTCTGATAGCGACTATCACTTTTAGTGATGGGACAGGAGCTAAAAGACGTCCTGCTCTAGTCATTGCAAATAATGAAGAGGTTATCAGAACCTACCGTATCACTAGTCAGTATTCCCATAAATCATCTTATATCCGTTCAAAATACTTTGAAATAAAAGAATGGGAAGAGGCAGGATTAGTGAAACCATCTTGGATTGATACCGTTCAACTTTATGATTTAGACGTAGAACTTGTTCAAGTTCGCTTAATCGGAAAGTTAACAGAAAATGACCGACAGAGATTTGAAAAATTTTTAAGAGAAAATTAA